TGTATCGGCCGTGCCGGCTAGGGCGCCGATGTCATGAGCTAAGCTAATGGCCGTCTGACCAGCAATCTCAGTGCTGTGCGCTAAAACCACGTTGTCACCTACCACGCGAATGCCGCCTAGGACATAGCGCAGAGAGGCTTTCGCCAGAGCCACAACCGAATCGTGGCTGGCAGGTCCGAGCGGGATTTGGATCCCCAAGAGGCTACGGAAGTTGTCAGATCCCTGCGGGAACAGATAGATCGTCTGGTGATGACCATTGGGCCACGCCACGCCCAGAACGATCTGTTCCTCCGTGTTCATGGCCAGTGCAAGGACACTCGGAAGACTCTCCCGCACATCATCCCAATCAAGGAGGGTGGCGGAGGTCTGAGCATCACGCTCTGGGGAGAAGTTGGCGTTCATGTCAGAATTCATCCAATCCCTCCGAGAATGTGGCTTCCAGCCAATCGGCCGTTCGAGCCGCGAACTTGATGCCGCGTTCGAGGCGTGCAAACGGAAGGTTTCGGGCGCGGTAGCACTGGTGGATGACCAGCCGGTTGTTCACAATGCGCAGGTCACCAAGGACCAGTTTCTCAACTTCCTGCGCTATACCCACGCTATCCACAAAGTTCGATTCTCCAATTGCGGAGCTGACGTGATAGAAGAGTTCGTCCTCAGAGTTTCGATCCGGATTGACTATGACAGTCTGGAGCCGGGTTGAGTCCTGGGTTTGGAAGGTGAGCTTGACGGTGGAGCCATGCTGCTCCGCAATGGATATCTGGCGTTCGAGGGCCCACAAGCACTTCTCCCACGTATCAATAACGTATCGGGGATCATCGGGGCCGATGGGTTCAACCGGTGGCTCCCTACCCACATCAGGAGCGCCGCGGTCATGTTCATACGCCGCTAAGGCGTCGTCGAAATCGCGTGAATTATGGTCCATGTCACACCTCCTAACACAAGCATACTTGCTTGCGGGCTCGTGAGATTCTTGAGGTTGCCTGTTGCCTTGGTCCCAACTGTCAATTACGAATGCGGCACGTTAGATAATTGATTCCATGCATGGTGAGTACAAAGTCCCAGGGGGCAAGCTGGTCGTCGTCGACGTCGAAGAGAAAGACGGTACTCTTCACAACGTCCAAGTGTCCGGTGACTTCTTTCTTGAACCAGACGAGGCATTGGATCGCATTACGGGAGCACTCGAAGGCGCGCCAGCTGATTCGGATGCCGCACATTTGGCAGCCCGGATTTCTCGCGAGGTGCTGCCCACTGACACCTTGTTCGGCCTGACTCCTGAAGGTGTGGGGATTGCGGTAAGGCGTGCGTTGGGGAATGCTCTGAGCTGGGAAGATATCGATTTTGATGTGATTCATGGACCCGTTGTGGATCCCATGATCAACGTGGCGTTGGATGAGACCCTTGCAGAAGACGTTGCCGCCGGAAACCGTAAGCCGTTTATGCGCCTGTGGGAATGGAACGGCCCGCAGGTGGTTATGGGCTCCTTCCAATCGTATGAGAACGAGATCAACCAAGAAGGCGTAGATCGTTACGGCATCACGGTTTCGCGGCGTGTGACGGGCGGTGGAGCTATGTTCATGGAGCCAGGAAACTGCGTCACCTACTCGATCGTCATTCCCACAGCCTTGGTGGATGGCCTGAGTTTCGAGCAGTCCTATCCATTCCTTGACCAGTGGGTGATGGAAAGCCTAGCGAAGTGCGGCGTCAAAGCACGTTACATTCCCTTGAATGACATTGCGTCTGAAGTGGGCAAAATCGGCGGCGCCGCACAGAAACGCTGGGCCAACGGCTACATGGTCCATCACGTCACGATGTCCTATGACATCAATGCGGAGAAGATGATGGAAGTGCTGCGCATCGGCAAGGAGAAGGTGCGTGACAAGGGCACAAGGTCAGCCGTCAAGCGCGTGGATCCGATGCGTTCGCAAACTGGCATGGAGCGTGAGGAGATTCTCGACGTCTTCTACAACCATTTCAAAGAGAAGTACAACGCTTCTGACGGCGCGATTTCCGAGGCGGATATTGCTGTTGCTCAGGACCGGTGCAATACGAAGTTCGCAACGCGTGAATGGACGCACCGGATCGTCTGATTGCGTCGACTAGTGGGTGCGCGGTGGTGCAGTGCTTCCGCGCACCAACAGTTCCGTTGGGACGACGACGCGTTGGCGTTCCGCGGTTACACCGGTTGAGATCTGCGAGTGGACAAGAGTAAAGAGTTCTCTTCCGATCCTGTCAAAGTCTTGACGCACGGTAGTCAGTGGTGGCGAGGCGAACTCTGACAGGTCGATTCCGTCAAATCCCACAACTGAGACATCCTCAGGCACGCGCAAGCCGTGTTCATGAAGGGCGCGCATGAGCCCGAAGGCCATTTCGTCATTGGCACAGTAGACGGCCGTGACGGAAGGATCGCCAGCGATTCTCACTCCGATCTGATACCCAGATCGCGCCGTCCAATCACCTTCCCATGGCTCTGGTGTGCTTACTCCTGATTCACCTAGTGTGCGCTGCCATGTGGCTGCCCGCACCAGGGCTGGCTGTGAGTCTGGTGCGCCAGCTATGTGATGAACCGTGCGGTGGCCCAGATCGAGTAGATGGTGGATTGCATCCCGCGTTCCCGCGACCTGGTCAGCCACAACTGACGGGAAGAACCCAATCATGCGGGAGTCGGACACTGCCACCGGTAGGCCAGGTGGAAGTGAGAGTGAACCGTAGGTTGCATGCCCCGAGCGCACCACGATGAGGCCGTCAATTGCTTGATGCGAAATGCGGAATGCCGCTTGCTTGAGGCCGCCGGATTCTGGGTTCTTCACTTGGATAAGTGTGACGGAGTAGCCCTGTTCCTCCGCTGCCTGGACAATTGCGGACGTTGTGAGACTTTCACCCATTCTTCGCAACTGCTGCGTAATCACTCCGATTGTGCCGAAGGATCCGTTGCGTAAGGCGCGTGCGGCGTAATTGGGCGAGTAACCGAGTTCATCCATCGCGGCAATCACCCGATCACGAGTTGCCGTGCTGACAGACTCCGCTCCGTTGGAGACGCGAGAGACTGTTTGTGCTGAGACGCCTGCGAGTAGAGCGACGTCTTTGATCGAGGGACCGTTCTTTATGCGGCCCATGCCGGTGGGTGTGGCCATGTTCGAGAGTCTAGCATCAGCACATCGTAAATTGTTTACGTTAGCATTTGCGGATCTACTGAGCTCCTCATGACAAGGCGAGATGAAATTGTTTCAGCAAATCTCTCGCGCAACTGGCTGATAGACGCTATTGTTGTCAAAAAGAAATCTTCGAAAGAGTACATTTCACGCCAACCAGTGTTACGGTTGGCAACGTAAACAATTCGCGGTCTAGATTGGTTGAGGGCGCTCGGCGCTTCCACACGAGCAGAGCTTGAAGCAATGCAGCTTCTCACCTCCGGACCAAACACTTCTGTCACCACCAACTGCGCAGCAGCTTGGTACATCCGAGAAGGCAAAGATGCCTCTCTCACAACAATGCCGGGTTTTGCCAGACCCTGCACCACACACAGGAGGATCTTCAACTTATGAAGACGCATAAGAAACATGGCTACTTGGCCATGGCAGCAATGGTGCCGCTCAGCTTGATTCTGGCGGCATGTGGTTCGAGCAACGGAAGTAGCGACTCAGAGAGTTCGGCGGACGGCGGCGACCAAAGCCTTACGGTTTGGACGTGGGACCCAGCCTTTAACATCGCAGCCATGCAAGAAGCGGAAAAGGTCTACCAAGAAGACCACCCTGACTTCACTCTCAACATTGTTGAGACCCCATGGGACGATCTCCAGACCAAACTGACCACCATCGCACAGTCCCAGCAGTATGACCAGCTGCCAGATATCTTCCTCATTCAGAACAACGCCTGCCAGAAGAACATCATCAACTATCCAGACTTGTTCTCAGACTTCAGTAGCTCAGCGATTGACTTCTCGGAGTTCCCGGATGCTGTGAACGCATACTGCAACGTAGATGGCACACAGTACGGCGTGCCGTTCGATCAGGGCACGGCAATCACGGCTCTTCGCACCGATCTTCTGGCTGAAGCCGGTTTGACGGTAGATGACTTCACAGACGTCA
The DNA window shown above is from Changpingibacter yushuensis and carries:
- a CDS encoding LacI family DNA-binding transcriptional regulator: MATPTGMGRIKNGPSIKDVALLAGVSAQTVSRVSNGAESVSTATRDRVIAAMDELGYSPNYAARALRNGSFGTIGVITQQLRRMGESLTTSAIVQAAEEQGYSVTLIQVKNPESGGLKQAAFRISHQAIDGLIVVRSGHATYGSLSLPPGLPVAVSDSRMIGFFPSVVADQVAGTRDAIHHLLDLGHRTVHHIAGAPDSQPALVRAATWQRTLGESGVSTPEPWEGDWTARSGYQIGVRIAGDPSVTAVYCANDEMAFGLMRALHEHGLRVPEDVSVVGFDGIDLSEFASPPLTTVRQDFDRIGRELFTLVHSQISTGVTAERQRVVVPTELLVRGSTAPPRTH
- a CDS encoding lipoate--protein ligase family protein, encoding MHGEYKVPGGKLVVVDVEEKDGTLHNVQVSGDFFLEPDEALDRITGALEGAPADSDAAHLAARISREVLPTDTLFGLTPEGVGIAVRRALGNALSWEDIDFDVIHGPVVDPMINVALDETLAEDVAAGNRKPFMRLWEWNGPQVVMGSFQSYENEINQEGVDRYGITVSRRVTGGGAMFMEPGNCVTYSIVIPTALVDGLSFEQSYPFLDQWVMESLAKCGVKARYIPLNDIASEVGKIGGAAQKRWANGYMVHHVTMSYDINAEKMMEVLRIGKEKVRDKGTRSAVKRVDPMRSQTGMEREEILDVFYNHFKEKYNASDGAISEADIAVAQDRCNTKFATREWTHRIV